Part of the Rhizobiales bacterium NRL2 genome is shown below.
AGAGCAGCGCCACCGGCGCCCAGAGCAGCGGCGTCAGACGTTCGAGGATCAGCGAGCTTCGGGTCAGCAGTCTCTTGCGGCGAAGGCGTCGCCGGGCGTCGGCGTCGAGGATGTCGTGGGCCGTCGGTCTATCTGCTGGCGACATTCACGCTCCTTTCGCCGAGCCCCCCCGGGCCGCACCGCCGCGCAGCCACTCCGGTATCTGATCCCTCGCGATCAGGCTTTCCAGATCCTCGCGCGGACGGACGACGGCGAAACGATCGCCGTCCACCATCACCTCGGCGACCAGTGGCCGGGTATTGTAGGTCGACGACATCACCGCGCCATAGGCGCCCGCAGTCTCGAAACAGACGATATCACCCGCGGCGAGAGGGGGCACTTCACAATCCCGAGCGAACATGTCGCCGCTCTCGCAGACCGGCCCGACCAGGTCGACCTTCTCGAAGGCGCTGTCCGGCGCCGGCTCGCGTTCCGCCATCACCTCATGGCGGGCATCGTACATCGCCGGGCGGATGAGATCGTTCATCGCCGCATCGAGGATGACGAATTTCCGGTCCTGGCCTTGTTTGACGTAGATCACCGAAGTCATCAGCACGCCCGAATTCCCGGCGATCATCCGGCCCGGCTCGAAGATCAGCTCACAGCCCAGATTGCCGACCGTGCGCTGGACGACGCCGGCATATGCGTCCGGATGCGGCCAGGGCGCGTTGCGTTCGTAGGGAATGCCCAGACCGCCGCCCAGATCGACCGAACGGATGGCATGGCCGTCATCGCGCAGCGCGTGGACCAGATCCGCGACCTTCGCGAAGGCGCGTTCGAACGGCGTCAGGTTGGTGAGTTGGGAGCCGATGTGGACGTCCACGCCGACGATCTCGATGGACGGGTGCGTTGCCGCCCAGCGGTAGATCTCCCGGGCGCGGTCGAACGGCACGCCGAACTTGTTCTCCTTCTTGCCGGTGGAGATCTTGGCGTGGGTTTCCGCGTCCACGTCCGGATTGACGCGGAAGGCGACCGGCGCGCGCAGGCCCATCGAGTCCGCAACCGCGGCGAGCACTTCCAGCTCCGGCTCGCTTTCCACGTTGAACTGCCGGATGCCGGCTTCCAGCGCCGCGCGCATCTCCGGGGCCGTCTTGCCGACGCCGGAGAAGACGATCTTTCCGCCCGGAATGCCGGCGGCCAGGGCGCGCCGGAGTTCGCCCAGGGAGACGACATCGGCGCCGGAGCCGAGATCGGCCAGCACCCGGATCACGGCCTGGTTGGAGTTCGCCTTCAGCGAATAGCAGATCAGATGCTTCACACCCGGCGCGGCGCTGGCCAGGGCGCCGGCAAAGACCTTGTAGTGCCGCCGGAGCGTCGCCGCCGAATAGACATAGGCCGGTGTGCCGACCTCGGCTGCGATCGTCGCCAGCGGCACGCCCTCCGCATGGAGCCGGCCGCCGCGGTAATCGAAATAGTTCATTGCTGCTTCTTCTCCTCGGCGTCCGCGGACGCCGCAGCGGCGGCTGCTTCCGAAGGCGTCTTCGGATTGCCCTTCTTGCCGCAGGCGCCGAGCGCCAGGAGGGCAACGGCCAACAGGATCAGGAGGGGTCTCATGCCAGCTTCTCCTTCCAGCGTTCGATCTGGGCGCGGACCTGCGCCGGCGCGGTGCCGCCATAGGAATTGCGCCCGTGCACGGCGCGCTCGACGGTCAGCGCCTCGAAAACGGCCTCGCTCACGCCGGGCGCGATCGAGCGGAGTTCGTCCAGTGAGAGATCGCCCAGGTCGCAGCCCTTCGCCTCGGCCATGCGCACCGCCGCGCCGGTGGCGTGATGGGCCTCGCGGAACGGCATGTCGAGGTTCTGCACAAGCCAGTCGGCGAAGTCGGTGGCCGTGGCGAAGCCCTGGGCGGCAGCGCGGCCCATCGCACCGGCATCCGGCGACATGTCCGCGATCATCCCGGTCATGGCCGTGACCGACAGTTCGATCGTGTCGGCGGCATCGAAGACCGCCTCCTTGTCCTCCTGCATGTCCTTGCCATAGGTCATCGGCAGGCCCTTCATGACTGTCGTCAGCGCGACATAGGAACCGGTGATTCGGCCGATCTTGGCCCTGACCAGTTCCGCGGCGTCGGGATTTCGTTTCTGCGGCATGATCGACGAGCCGGTCGAGAAGGCGTCGGACATCTTCACGAAACTGAATTGTGCCGAGGACCAGATCACCAGTTCCTCCGCGAGCCGCGACAGGTGCATCGCGCAGACGCTGGCGGCGTGCAGGTAGTCCAGGGCGAAGTCCCGGTCGGAGACCGAATCCAGACTGTTCGCCGTCGGCCGGTCGAAACCCAGCGCAACTGCCGTCGCGTCCCGGTCGATCGGGAAGGAAGTGCCGGCCAGGGCCGCCGCGCCGAGCGGGCATTCGTTCAGCCGCCGCCGCGTTTCGGCGAAGCGATCGCGGTCACGCGCCGCCATCTCCAGATAGGCCATCATGTGATGACCGAAGGTCACCGGCTGCGCCACCTGCAGGTGCGTGAAGCCGGGCATCGCGGTCTCGGCGTGGGCTTCGGCCTGCGCCAGCAGCGCCCGCTGGAAGTCGGCCAGCATGCCGTCCAGGCGGTCGATGGCGTCGCGCAGCCAGAGCCTGAAGTCGGTCGCCACCTGGTCGTTGCGGCTGCGCGCGGTGTGCAGACGGCCCGCGGCGTCGCCGATCAACTCGCGCAGGCGCGCCTCCACGTTCATGTGGATGTCCTCCAGCGCGGCGGAGAATTCGAACCGGCCCTCACCGATCTCTCGCAGGATCGTGTTCAGCCCGTCGGTGATGGCCGTCAGGTCTTCCCTTGTCAGCACGCCCCGATCGGCCAACATGGTCGCATGCGCAATCGAACCCCGGATGTCCTGGGCATAGAAGCGCTTGTCATAATCGATGGAGGCGTTGATCTTCTCCATCACCTTCGCGGGGCCGCCGGCGAAACGGCCGCCCCACATGATATTGCTGGCATCTTTGTCGGACATGGATACCCGGAGGACCTGAATGAAGTTGCGTCTGCTGCCGGCGCTCGTCGCCGTCACGTTCCTTAATCTGACTGCCGCGGCAGCGGAACCCCCACTGGCGAAATTCGCCGCCGGCGAGGTGGCGAACTTCACCGCGCACGCGGAGCCCAGGCCGCTGGACGCGATCGCGTTCCAGGACGCCGATGGCGCCGAGAGGAGCCTGGCTGACTTCGAGGGGCAGGTGGTGCTGGTCAATCTCTGGGCGACATGGTGCGCGCCCTGCCGGCACGAGATGCCCTCGCTGGACCGGCTGGCCGAAGCCATAGACGATCCCGAATTCAGCCTCGTGGCGATCTCGCTGGACCGGGCCGGTGCCGACAAGGCGAAAGCCTTCCTGGACGAGATCGGGGTGGAGAACCTGGATTTCTACATCGATCCCTCGGCGCGGACCGGCATGCGCCTGCAGGCCTTCGGCCTGCCCGTCACCATCCTGATCGGGCGCGACGGCCGGGAACTCGGCCGCCTCGTCGGTCCGGCGGAGTGGGACAGCGAGGAAGCGCAGGCGCTGATCCGCGCGGCGCTGGCCGGCGGCTCCTGAGCGGATCGGTCAGCCGCTGGCGCGGGGAATCTCGACCTGACGGTGGATCGACACCGACAGGATCAGACCGAAGCCGATCAGCAGGGTCAGCATGGCCGTGCCGCCGTATGAAATCAGCGGCAGCGGCACGCCCACGACCGGCAGGATGCCGGTGACCATGCCCACATTGATGAACACATAGAGGAAGAACGTCGCGGCGATGCCGATCGCCACCAGCCGGCCGAACTGGTTGCGGCTGCGGAAGCCGATCACGTAGGCGTAGATCAGGATCAGCGTGTAGATCGCCAGCAGCGCCAGCCCGCCCATCATGCCGAATTCCTCCGCCAGCATGGTGAAGATGAAATCGGTGCGCATCTCGGGCAGAAAGTTCAGGTGGCTCTGCGTGCCCTGCAGGAAGCCCTTGCCCGCCACGCCGCCCGATCCCAGCGCGATCTTCGACTGCAGGATGTGATAGCCCGCGCCCAGCGGATCGCGCTCCGGGTTGAAGAAGGTCATCACCCGGCCCTTCTGGTACTCATGGAGCTGCGACCAGGCGATCGGCAGGGCGGCGACCGCCACGGCGATGGCGAGCGCGAACTTCCATATCCGTACGCCGGCGAGGAAGAAGATCACCGCCCCTCCGGCGGCCAGCAGCAGGGCCGTGCCGAGATCGGGCTGGCGCAGCACCAGGGCCGTCGGAACGGCGATCAGCAGCAAGGGCGGGACCAGCCACAGTACCCGTCCGGCTTCCTCCAGCGAAAGCCCGTGGAAATAGCGCGCGAGCGCCAGCACGAGCGCGATCTTCATCAGCTCGGACGGCTGCAGGTTGATGAAGCCGAGGCTGATCCAGCGGGTCGCGCCCATGCCCGTGGTGCCGACGACCTCGACGCCGATCAACAGGACCAGCGCGCCGAGATAGATCAGATAGGCCCAGCGCATCCAGAAGCGGATGTCGATCAGGGCGATGACCACCATCAGCGCCAGACCGACTCCGAAACGCATCATCTGCCGGATCGCCCATGGTTCGAGCGAGCCGTTGGCGGCCGAATAGAGCATGGCGAAGCCGATGCACGCGGTAAGCGCGAGCAGTGCGACCAGGCCCCAGTTCAGGCCGAGAAGCTTGCGGCCCAGGCCCATATGCGCTTCGCCCCTGCGATAGGCCATCGCCACGGCTCAGCCCTCCTCCGAGGCCGGGGCACGCGCCGCGACCTCGGGCTTCGACGGATCCAGGCGAAGAGTCTCCTCCAGGATATCGCGGGCGAGCGGCGCCGCCGTCGAGGAGCCGCTGCCGCCATGCTCGGCGACCACGGCGATGGCGTAGCGCGGGGCGTGGACAGGCGCATAGGCGACGAACAGCGCGTGATCGCGGCTGCGCCACTCCAGTTCCTCGTTCTTGAGCACGCCCGAAAGCCGCTCGGCCTTGGTGATGCGGCGCACCTGGGCGGTGCCGGTCTTGCCCGCCATCTCCCAGCCCTCCCGGTCGATGCTGGAGGCGCGCGCCGTACCCCGTTCGCCGTTGACCACGCGGTTCATACCCTCCCGCACCAGATCCAGCGCCTCGACGGAAATGCCGAGCGGCTCCGGTTCGGCGGCGAGTTCATCCGCCGGCCGGCGCAGGATCGACGGCGTGACGGCATGGCGGCCGTTGGCGAGGCGCGCGGTCATGGTGGCGAGCTGCAGCGGCGTCGTCAGCAGATAACCCTGGCCGATACCGGCGATAAGCGTTTCGCCGAGCTGCCAGGATTCGCCGAAATGCGCCTCCTTCCACATCTTGCGCGGCACCAGCCCGGCGCTCTCGCCCGGCAGATCGGGCAGCAGCTTCCGGCCCATGCCGAGTTTCTCGGCCATGTCGGCGATGCGCTCGATGCCGACCTTGCGGGCGATGTCGTAGAAGTAGATGTCGCAGCTCTGGGTGATCGCCTCGGTCAGATTCATCCAGCCGTGCCCCCAGCGCTTCCAGCAATGGAAGGTGTGGTTGCCGAGCTGGTGGCGGCCATTGCAGAAGACCCGGTGCCCCGCGTCGATGGCCCCGGCCTCCAGCGCCGCGAGCGCCACGGCCATCTTGAAGGTGGAACCCGGCGGATAGCGGCCAGCGACGGCCTTGTTGGTCAGGGGATTGCGGGGATTGGTCGTCAGCCGCCGCCATTCCGCGTTGCTGAGCCCGACATTGAAGGCGTTGGGATCGAAGGTCGGCGTGGAGGCCATGACCAACAGTTCGCCGGAATGGACATCCATCACCACGACCGAACCGCTGTTGCCCGCGAACCGGCGCATGGCGAAACGCTGCAGCCGAACGTCGAGTGTCATGCGGACGTCGGCGCCGGGCCGGCCCTCGGTACGCGAGAGTTCGCGGATCACACGGCCGAAGGCGTTGACCTCGACGCGCTGATTGCCGGCCGCGCCCCGCAGCCGGGATTCCTGGCTGCGTTCCAGCCCGCGCTTGCCGACGCGGAATCCGGGCAGTTCCAGCAACGGGTCGCCGTCGCCGTTCTTCAGGTCGGCCTCCGAGACCGGGGCGACATAGCCGACGGCATGGGCCAGGTGCGCGCCATAGGGATAGTCCCGGGTGTCGCCGACATCGAGCTGGATGCCGGGCAACTCGGGACTGCGCACGTTGATCCGGGCGAATTCCTCCCATGTCAGGTTGTCGACCACC
Proteins encoded:
- a CDS encoding diaminopimelate decarboxylase; protein product: MNYFDYRGGRLHAEGVPLATIAAEVGTPAYVYSAATLRRHYKVFAGALASAAPGVKHLICYSLKANSNQAVIRVLADLGSGADVVSLGELRRALAAGIPGGKIVFSGVGKTAPEMRAALEAGIRQFNVESEPELEVLAAVADSMGLRAPVAFRVNPDVDAETHAKISTGKKENKFGVPFDRAREIYRWAATHPSIEIVGVDVHIGSQLTNLTPFERAFAKVADLVHALRDDGHAIRSVDLGGGLGIPYERNAPWPHPDAYAGVVQRTVGNLGCELIFEPGRMIAGNSGVLMTSVIYVKQGQDRKFVILDAAMNDLIRPAMYDARHEVMAEREPAPDSAFEKVDLVGPVCESGDMFARDCEVPPLAAGDIVCFETAGAYGAVMSSTYNTRPLVAEVMVDGDRFAVVRPREDLESLIARDQIPEWLRGGAARGGSAKGA
- a CDS encoding argininosuccinate lyase, giving the protein MSDKDASNIMWGGRFAGGPAKVMEKINASIDYDKRFYAQDIRGSIAHATMLADRGVLTREDLTAITDGLNTILREIGEGRFEFSAALEDIHMNVEARLRELIGDAAGRLHTARSRNDQVATDFRLWLRDAIDRLDGMLADFQRALLAQAEAHAETAMPGFTHLQVAQPVTFGHHMMAYLEMAARDRDRFAETRRRLNECPLGAAALAGTSFPIDRDATAVALGFDRPTANSLDSVSDRDFALDYLHAASVCAMHLSRLAEELVIWSSAQFSFVKMSDAFSTGSSIMPQKRNPDAAELVRAKIGRITGSYVALTTVMKGLPMTYGKDMQEDKEAVFDAADTIELSVTAMTGMIADMSPDAGAMGRAAAQGFATATDFADWLVQNLDMPFREAHHATGAAVRMAEAKGCDLGDLSLDELRSIAPGVSEAVFEALTVERAVHGRNSYGGTAPAQVRAQIERWKEKLA
- a CDS encoding rod shape-determining protein RodA gives rise to the protein MAYRRGEAHMGLGRKLLGLNWGLVALLALTACIGFAMLYSAANGSLEPWAIRQMMRFGVGLALMVVIALIDIRFWMRWAYLIYLGALVLLIGVEVVGTTGMGATRWISLGFINLQPSELMKIALVLALARYFHGLSLEEAGRVLWLVPPLLLIAVPTALVLRQPDLGTALLLAAGGAVIFFLAGVRIWKFALAIAVAVAALPIAWSQLHEYQKGRVMTFFNPERDPLGAGYHILQSKIALGSGGVAGKGFLQGTQSHLNFLPEMRTDFIFTMLAEEFGMMGGLALLAIYTLILIYAYVIGFRSRNQFGRLVAIGIAATFFLYVFINVGMVTGILPVVGVPLPLISYGGTAMLTLLIGFGLILSVSIHRQVEIPRASG
- a CDS encoding penicillin-binding protein 2, which translates into the protein MKQRVEKARFPVFTRRAAILGGAKLGLMGLLAGRLYYLQVLESDQYRMQADENRMNLRLLAPPRGRILDRNGLPVATNRQNFRVVIVPEQTSSVSGTLDALNRIVSVSDHERERVLKEAARKRGFVPIAVVDNLTWEEFARINVRSPELPGIQLDVGDTRDYPYGAHLAHAVGYVAPVSEADLKNGDGDPLLELPGFRVGKRGLERSQESRLRGAAGNQRVEVNAFGRVIRELSRTEGRPGADVRMTLDVRLQRFAMRRFAGNSGSVVVMDVHSGELLVMASTPTFDPNAFNVGLSNAEWRRLTTNPRNPLTNKAVAGRYPPGSTFKMAVALAALEAGAIDAGHRVFCNGRHQLGNHTFHCWKRWGHGWMNLTEAITQSCDIYFYDIARKVGIERIADMAEKLGMGRKLLPDLPGESAGLVPRKMWKEAHFGESWQLGETLIAGIGQGYLLTTPLQLATMTARLANGRHAVTPSILRRPADELAAEPEPLGISVEALDLVREGMNRVVNGERGTARASSIDREGWEMAGKTGTAQVRRITKAERLSGVLKNEELEWRSRDHALFVAYAPVHAPRYAIAVVAEHGGSGSSTAAPLARDILEETLRLDPSKPEVAARAPASEEG